A genomic window from Bacillota bacterium includes:
- a CDS encoding TetR/AcrR family transcriptional regulator yields the protein MDKGKPETRPYSSPLRDRQKETTRNLIMEAVASLVADGRIHTFSMQDVAGRAGIAYASVYRHFKTREALLEELYEWASEMIRSKMPPAPRTIDEIPTWIEKSIPVFEQYADINQAIVTTWAALNINPESRRRRDNIINKLVSECAPHLPPEYARQTAAVIRYLASNQGWATLRQRFGLDAADTAAALNWALHALIREVKQYEEAEGKER from the coding sequence ATGGACAAAGGTAAACCCGAGACCCGGCCGTATTCCAGCCCCTTGCGTGACCGGCAGAAGGAGACCACCCGGAACCTCATCATGGAGGCTGTTGCTTCTTTGGTAGCGGATGGCCGCATTCATACCTTCAGCATGCAGGATGTCGCGGGCCGCGCCGGTATAGCTTATGCATCGGTATACCGCCATTTCAAGACTCGTGAAGCACTGCTGGAGGAGTTATACGAATGGGCGAGCGAAATGATCCGGTCGAAAATGCCCCCTGCTCCCCGCACCATTGATGAGATTCCCACCTGGATTGAAAAGTCAATACCGGTATTTGAGCAATACGCAGATATTAATCAAGCCATTGTAACAACCTGGGCGGCGCTGAACATTAATCCGGAAAGCAGGCGGCGGAGGGACAATATAATTAATAAACTGGTGAGTGAATGTGCTCCCCATTTACCCCCTGAGTATGCCAGGCAAACCGCGGCTGTAATTCGTTACCTGGCCAGTAACCAGGGTTGGGCCACCCTTCGCCAGCGGTTCGGGCTCGATGCTGCAGATACCGCGGCCGCACTGAACTGGGCACTACATGCTTTAATCCGTGAGGTCAAACAGTACGAAGAAGCTGAAGGTAAGGAACGGTAA
- a CDS encoding small, acid-soluble spore protein, alpha/beta type, producing MVYRNTRKNRLNELLKLEIAEELGLLEKIKNGGWGALNAAEAGRIGGKLANRLQNEE from the coding sequence TTGGTTTACAGAAACACTAGAAAGAATAGACTAAACGAACTCCTAAAATTAGAAATAGCCGAGGAATTGGGGTTATTAGAGAAAATTAAGAATGGAGGCTGGGGAGCATTGAATGCTGCCGAAGCAGGCAGGATTGGCGGTAAATTAGCAAATCGCTTACAGAACGAGGAATAG
- the nuoH gene encoding NADH-quinone oxidoreductase subunit NuoH, whose product MENLFVGIADWLRSLLNAIGFLPREIAESIVLLGKLIAILVFILINCLYLPLFVERKVAAYMQARIGPNRVGPKGLLQPVADMVKMLSKEIVIPKKSDVKLFFLAPVLVFVPTLMAFAVIPFGKNMAAIDMNIGLLYFLAVASLSTLFIWMGGWASNNKYSLIGAMRVVAQMVSYELPLVLSLLGVVMIVGSLKLSDIIAAQEHIWFIFTQPIAFLIYFIAGVAETNRTPFCVVEGESEIIAGPYTEYGGMGFGMYGLTEFANIILVCSLATVMFFGGWQAPFGLTFIPSWIWFLLKMYILVFLVMQFRWTYPRIRVDQLLGFSWKVLVPLSLANIFITGIGMYIYQAIGW is encoded by the coding sequence TTGGAAAACTTATTTGTTGGTATAGCCGACTGGCTCAGGTCTCTTCTCAACGCTATTGGGTTTTTACCTCGTGAAATTGCCGAATCAATTGTCTTACTGGGTAAACTTATTGCGATCCTGGTATTTATCCTCATCAATTGCCTGTATCTGCCGCTTTTTGTTGAACGCAAGGTTGCCGCCTACATGCAAGCACGTATAGGCCCCAACCGGGTTGGCCCCAAGGGGCTGCTGCAGCCCGTCGCCGATATGGTTAAAATGCTGAGCAAGGAAATTGTTATACCCAAAAAATCAGATGTTAAATTATTTTTTCTGGCACCCGTACTAGTTTTCGTGCCCACTTTAATGGCTTTCGCGGTGATTCCCTTCGGTAAGAATATGGCGGCCATTGATATGAATATCGGCCTGTTATATTTCCTAGCCGTTGCCTCCCTATCCACATTATTTATTTGGATGGGCGGTTGGGCTTCGAATAACAAGTACTCATTAATAGGTGCCATGCGCGTAGTAGCCCAGATGGTTAGTTACGAGTTACCTCTGGTGCTCTCGTTGCTGGGGGTGGTTATGATTGTGGGTAGTCTAAAATTGTCCGATATTATTGCCGCTCAAGAGCATATCTGGTTTATTTTTACTCAACCTATAGCCTTCCTCATTTACTTCATTGCCGGTGTTGCAGAAACCAACCGTACCCCGTTTTGCGTTGTTGAAGGTGAATCGGAGATTATTGCCGGTCCATATACGGAATATGGGGGCATGGGCTTTGGCATGTACGGCCTGACAGAGTTTGCCAACATTATTCTGGTGTGCTCTTTGGCAACGGTCATGTTTTTTGGTGGCTGGCAAGCGCCTTTTGGCCTGACGTTTATACCTTCCTGGATATGGTTCCTCCTTAAGATGTATATATTAGTTTTTCTCGTTATGCAATTCCGCTGGACATATCCCCGCATCAGGGTGGATCAGCTTTTGGGATTTAGTTGGAAGGTGCTGGTTCCCCTTTCCCTGGCCAATATCTTTATCACCGGTATTGGAATGTATATTTACCAGGCGATAGGGTGGTGA
- a CDS encoding DMT family transporter codes for MQQTQQQSQRAKEQSIGVLFVLIATISLSTEAIAAKFAYAGGANVITALTFRYIIAAVLFSAGLLFFKHSFLLPRRDIARIAVLALGAQSATVILLFNAFRYIPAAMAILFLYLYPTIVTFLAFLFLKEPLTWRKISALLLTMGGCIIILGQPLHGLDMRGVGFSVGAAITNAVFLVGSTRMLDHIEVHVYNTYMTVMIAIFFSVLGAATGQLSFHFTSSVWVAILVLGIVCTVLAMATLFQGVKRIGASRTAIISTFEPVSTAILGFWLLHEGVSSWQILGGSLVLLGVFLQRRE; via the coding sequence TTGCAGCAGACACAACAACAAAGTCAAAGGGCCAAGGAACAATCTATTGGTGTTTTATTCGTTCTTATAGCAACTATAAGTCTAAGTACCGAGGCCATAGCCGCTAAATTTGCCTATGCCGGGGGAGCAAATGTTATTACAGCTCTAACTTTCCGCTACATTATTGCCGCGGTCCTGTTCAGTGCAGGACTTTTGTTTTTTAAACATTCTTTTTTATTGCCCAGGCGAGATATTGCTCGTATTGCAGTTCTAGCCTTAGGTGCTCAATCCGCCACTGTAATACTCCTATTCAATGCCTTTCGTTACATACCGGCGGCAATGGCAATTTTATTTCTTTACCTTTATCCAACTATAGTCACTTTTTTGGCCTTCTTGTTTTTAAAAGAGCCTCTAACCTGGCGAAAAATATCCGCCCTATTACTCACTATGGGAGGCTGTATCATTATACTTGGACAACCCCTGCATGGTCTAGATATGCGCGGGGTAGGTTTCTCCGTCGGTGCCGCTATAACTAACGCAGTATTTCTGGTGGGCAGTACCCGTATGTTAGACCATATCGAGGTACATGTATACAATACATATATGACAGTCATGATTGCCATTTTTTTCTCTGTACTGGGTGCCGCGACAGGTCAGCTTTCCTTTCACTTCACCTCCAGCGTATGGGTGGCAATTCTAGTACTGGGAATCGTATGTACTGTCCTTGCCATGGCCACCTTGTTCCAAGGTGTTAAGAGAATAGGAGCGTCAAGAACTGCCATTATCAGTACTTTTGAGCCGGTATCTACAGCCATATTAGGTTTTTGGCTCTTGCATGAAGGCGTTTCCAGCTGGCAGATATTAGGAGGCAGCCTGGTACTTTTAGGCGTATTTCTGCAACGCCGGGAGTAA
- a CDS encoding Uma2 family endonuclease yields MGKDKTAKPDCLIKEQPVTYEDYANLPDDGIRYEINDGRLEAMTPGPNALHQLVLQQIEHRTTQNCSRDYVVLLAPIDLILSETEVRQPDIAMIHRDRLSIITKRGIEGPPDLVVEVLSPSSAKRDRRQKLHAYAKYLIPEYWIVDINNELLEQYVLTDQQYELLEVYQENEPVHSGKFPCLSFTMREIMDSVPDLPNF; encoded by the coding sequence ATGGGAAAAGATAAAACTGCGAAGCCGGATTGCTTGATCAAAGAACAACCTGTGACATACGAAGATTACGCAAATCTGCCGGATGACGGAATTCGCTACGAGATAAACGATGGACGGCTGGAAGCCATGACACCGGGCCCAAACGCACTGCACCAGTTGGTATTGCAGCAGATCGAGCACCGCACGACGCAGAATTGTTCACGGGATTATGTTGTTCTCTTGGCTCCAATTGATCTGATCCTGTCGGAGACCGAGGTGCGCCAGCCGGATATAGCCATGATCCACCGCGACAGGTTGTCCATCATCACAAAACGGGGCATTGAAGGGCCGCCTGACCTGGTCGTCGAGGTACTGTCGCCCTCCTCGGCCAAACGCGACCGGCGGCAAAAATTACATGCCTATGCCAAATATCTCATTCCGGAATATTGGATCGTGGATATTAATAATGAGCTGCTTGAACAATATGTGCTGACGGATCAGCAATATGAGTTACTGGAAGTCTATCAGGAAAACGAACCGGTTCATTCCGGGAAGTTTCCCTGCCTCTCCTTTACAATGCGTGAGATTATGGACAGCGTCCCTGATTTGCCTAATTTTTAA
- a CDS encoding NAD(P)/FAD-dependent oxidoreductase produces MEEGFTLKNKRIIIIGAGIAGLATGCYARMNGYETIIYEMHDKPGGVCTSWKRKGYTFDYCIHNLAGSGKRAALRKVWDELGALDGTDIIDHEMFVRVEGPKGETLNLYTDLDRLEKHLLNIAPEDAVAIKKYIDAGRALAKADVFAMSLGEKKRWLGMLPRLPAVMKWSKVPMESYAQRFTNPFLRQAFPHLQYDVTGPEMPLLPNLIFLGGFEIGDLGWPRGGSLEFSRRIARRFDALGGEMNYLSFVEKIIVNNGTATGIRLADGSEQYADIVVSAADGYFTIYNMLDGSYTNELIDAYYDHFVESQSFGLQVYLGLNRDLTNEPHALTLILDQAITLEGRGRNSLYLEIFDSATGMAPEGKSVIKVVTEGNYNYWRILRKDMAKYMTTKDTIAETVINVLEKRFPGIRKQVEAVDVTTPVSVQRYTNNFHGLQPWPAPKGDFQIMQKGLSKTLPGLNNFFMVGQWAGAMIGVSTAAVTGRNLVKQICKKDGKRFVIANS; encoded by the coding sequence ATCGAAGAGGGGTTTACATTGAAAAACAAAAGAATCATTATCATCGGTGCAGGTATAGCGGGTCTGGCCACGGGATGTTATGCCAGAATGAACGGTTATGAAACAATTATCTACGAAATGCATGATAAGCCAGGCGGTGTATGCACCTCTTGGAAGCGTAAGGGATATACTTTTGATTATTGCATCCACAATCTGGCGGGCAGCGGGAAAAGGGCAGCGCTCAGAAAAGTTTGGGATGAATTGGGCGCCCTTGACGGGACTGACATTATTGACCACGAGATGTTTGTTCGGGTTGAGGGTCCCAAGGGAGAAACGCTTAACCTTTATACAGATTTGGATCGCTTGGAAAAACACCTTTTGAATATTGCCCCTGAGGATGCCGTTGCAATTAAGAAATACATTGATGCGGGCCGGGCCTTAGCCAAAGCGGATGTTTTTGCTATGAGCCTGGGGGAAAAGAAAAGATGGCTTGGTATGCTGCCACGGTTGCCTGCGGTGATGAAGTGGAGCAAAGTACCTATGGAAAGTTACGCGCAGCGTTTTACCAACCCTTTTCTCCGGCAGGCTTTTCCGCACTTACAGTATGATGTAACCGGGCCTGAAATGCCCCTGTTACCAAATCTCATTTTCCTTGGGGGATTTGAAATCGGGGACTTGGGTTGGCCCCGGGGAGGTTCACTGGAATTCAGCAGAAGAATTGCCAGGCGGTTTGATGCCTTGGGCGGTGAAATGAACTATTTATCTTTTGTGGAAAAGATTATCGTTAATAACGGTACGGCTACCGGTATCCGCCTGGCGGATGGAAGTGAACAGTATGCGGACATCGTTGTTTCCGCTGCGGACGGTTATTTCACCATATACAACATGCTGGACGGTAGTTATACCAATGAGCTAATAGATGCTTATTACGATCATTTCGTTGAAAGTCAGTCTTTTGGATTGCAAGTCTATTTAGGGCTGAACCGGGACCTCACCAACGAACCCCATGCCCTAACCCTGATTTTGGATCAAGCAATAACTTTGGAGGGGCGAGGGAGAAATTCGCTGTATCTTGAGATATTTGACTCTGCTACTGGCATGGCCCCCGAGGGGAAATCAGTAATTAAGGTGGTGACTGAAGGCAATTATAATTATTGGAGGATACTCCGGAAGGATATGGCAAAATATATGACCACAAAAGACACTATAGCAGAAACCGTTATCAATGTTCTGGAAAAACGGTTTCCCGGTATCAGAAAGCAAGTGGAGGCGGTGGACGTTACCACGCCTGTAAGTGTCCAGCGCTACACCAATAATTTCCATGGACTGCAGCCGTGGCCAGCCCCAAAGGGTGATTTCCAAATTATGCAAAAAGGGCTTAGCAAGACACTGCCCGGGCTTAATAATTTTTTCATGGTGGGGCAGTGGGCAGGGGCCATGATTGGTGTATCCACCGCTGCGGTTACTGGGCGCAACCTGGTAAAACAAATTTGTAAAAAAGACGGTAAGCGCTTTGTTATTGCCAACAGCTGA
- a CDS encoding spore gernimation protein, with product MSMHHQSANNKKTSFLVLLLLILAAPALLFGCGQKNDQEDSSAKLNNSEKENMHIGVYYVKYTSKDTYLVREEHTIPNTNEALKAAVQELIKVKPQTEQAINVIPHNTTVLGVEVENATAMVNFSKEVLDANIGSEGEILGIQSIVNTLTEFPSVEAVSLQVEGTSEGRAKEWWGHYGLYSQPFTRDVSEVYEPAIWVTHPQPNQVTGVPLLVKGSARVWEGKISVQVVDENNNILAEKHGSATQNAPERGDFEMSIKFDPPKDGKGELQVFGRNPNNGSDLIKVSVPVNWP from the coding sequence ATGTCCATGCATCATCAATCCGCAAACAACAAGAAGACAAGCTTTCTGGTGCTTCTTCTGTTAATCCTAGCAGCACCCGCTTTATTATTTGGGTGCGGTCAAAAAAATGACCAAGAGGACAGCTCTGCCAAATTAAATAATTCGGAAAAGGAAAATATGCATATCGGTGTTTATTATGTAAAATATACTTCAAAAGATACTTACTTGGTGCGGGAAGAACACACTATTCCCAATACAAATGAAGCCCTTAAAGCAGCAGTGCAAGAGTTAATTAAAGTTAAACCTCAAACTGAACAAGCTATCAATGTTATTCCTCATAATACAACGGTTTTGGGTGTCGAGGTTGAAAACGCTACAGCCATGGTAAACTTTTCTAAAGAAGTTCTGGATGCTAACATAGGGTCAGAAGGAGAGATTTTAGGGATTCAAAGTATAGTTAACACTTTAACTGAGTTCCCTAGTGTGGAAGCAGTATCCTTACAAGTGGAAGGAACCTCGGAGGGCAGGGCAAAGGAATGGTGGGGACATTACGGTCTTTACAGCCAACCTTTTACACGTGATGTATCAGAAGTCTACGAGCCTGCAATTTGGGTAACACACCCACAGCCCAACCAGGTAACAGGAGTACCTTTACTGGTAAAAGGCAGCGCCCGCGTATGGGAAGGTAAGATCAGCGTCCAGGTAGTAGATGAAAATAACAACATTTTGGCGGAAAAGCACGGATCTGCTACACAAAATGCTCCGGAGCGCGGAGATTTTGAAATGAGTATTAAATTTGACCCACCTAAAGACGGTAAAGGCGAACTACAGGTCTTCGGAAGGAACCCCAATAACGGGTCGGACCTAATCAAAGTTTCCGTACCTGTCAATTGGCCTTAA
- a CDS encoding helix-turn-helix domain-containing protein, whose protein sequence is MGAKIKKLRLNNNLSVRKLAEQVGVTASFIYQLEQGKVSPSFSTLKSIASHLHTNLSLLVEEELPEEWLIIRRHRRRNLATDNPNLTLELLTFLGSRDKKMQPIVFRIEAGGENKEMDFFHQEREDFIYLLRGEVEIVSGKKQYRLEAGDAAYFIFESPTVIKNTGTVEAEGLWVISPPGI, encoded by the coding sequence TTGGGAGCAAAAATCAAAAAACTACGATTAAACAACAATCTTAGCGTACGCAAGCTGGCGGAACAAGTAGGGGTAACAGCCAGCTTTATATACCAGTTGGAACAAGGCAAAGTCTCTCCGTCTTTTTCCACACTCAAAAGTATTGCTAGCCACCTGCACACCAATCTTAGCCTGTTAGTCGAGGAAGAACTGCCCGAGGAATGGTTGATTATTCGGCGCCACCGTCGCCGTAACCTAGCCACTGATAATCCTAATCTAACCCTGGAATTACTTACTTTCCTGGGCAGCAGGGATAAAAAAATGCAGCCCATCGTGTTCAGGATTGAAGCCGGCGGGGAAAATAAGGAAATGGACTTCTTTCATCAGGAACGTGAAGATTTTATTTATTTGTTAAGAGGGGAAGTTGAAATCGTCTCCGGAAAAAAACAATACCGTCTAGAAGCCGGCGATGCAGCTTACTTTATATTTGAGAGCCCTACCGTTATTAAAAACACTGGAACAGTAGAAGCAGAAGGTTTATGGGTAATCAGTCCTCCTGGCATCTAA